A genomic segment from Nicotiana tabacum cultivar K326 chromosome 7, ASM71507v2, whole genome shotgun sequence encodes:
- the LOC107761444 gene encoding cytochrome b5, protein MSKVHAFNEVAEHNKKDDCWLIIFGKVYNVTSFLDDHPGGDDVLLTATGKDATDDFEDVGHSDDAREMMKKYYVGEIDSSTLPVERKYTPPATPPPAGNQGSGNLSKILQFLLPLLILGVALALRSFYQKE, encoded by the exons ATGAGCAAAGTTCATGCTTTTAATGAGGTGGCGGAGCACAACAAGAAAGATGATTGCTGGCTTATCATCTTTGGAAAG GTTTATAATGTAACCTCATTTCTGGATGATCATCCTGGAGGTGATGATGTCTTGCTGACTGCAACAG GGAAGGATGCAACAGATGATTTTGAAGATGTTGGTCACAGTGATGATGCAAGAGAGATGATGAAGAAATACTACGTTGGTGAGATTGACAGTTCTACCCTTCCTGTTGAGCGCAAATATACTCCGCCTGCAACGCCACCACCCGCTGGAAACCAGGGTTCTGGAAATTTATCGAAGATATTGCAATTCTTGTTACCATTGTTGATATTGGGCGTAGCGCTTGCCTTGCGTTCCTTTTATCAGAAAGAGTAG